DNA sequence from the Mangifera indica cultivar Alphonso chromosome 18, CATAS_Mindica_2.1, whole genome shotgun sequence genome:
taaaactatatatattttaaatagacaaagtaaaaatataaataatatatcatcatgtaattaattaattttaaattaaatataaaataatatctaattatataatattacattatttatatacctattttatatactaaaaacctatatatataacattactcaattttaaatacacacGATAATATAGATGAATTATACACGctaatgtatatataacattattcaattttaaatacacacGGTAATATAGATGAATTACGTATGTTACACAAACTAGAGGATTTAAAAATAtcgaattatttatttattttacactaTAAAAAAATCAACGATTGAGTGTTTAAACCGGTTATGCAAGGTCAAATATTATTTTccgaatatatttatataaattaattatatatttatatatttcactTTCATAGCTTGATATGAAATTGACACTCTTGGCATTGTCCTAGCCAATAGTCGTGAGTGCGATAGAGACATTTAATAATGCAAAATTCAAAGTCATAATATTATCCTCCACCACacgtttgtatatatatattttttacatttaaagttgaaaagggtttggattattattattttcttttttattatcattttttttttctaccaaATCCAATAACCCTTGTCCATATGTATCACCTGCTTGATgaaatctttttgtttttttcttaatttttcaaactaattatttttcaattattatggTTGATATTAATCCATAGAATATTAATATTACCTTCAGATTTCAacgaaaatatcaaaattcaaatctcTAAGGTGTTAtgttatcatatattatatgtcTTTTATATTATGAAATCATCATACGATGGCAAAAGATTTTATATGGATATATGCTTATATGATACTAACATTTAAATACTTTATACTTCTACATTATAAATTTGGGAATTTGAAAGTTGATATGGAAACTGATACAGCGGATCAAATTtttgtatgaataatattatgtgtatctatttagaacacataaataaatacatatttataaatattatcatatgataaaaaaagtattttatttttaatttaaactcacttaattatacaataatattaattaagtgtatatttaaaatatatacgtttaattttatagtttttatggTAATTTTGTGCAAACAATTTGCAGAAAGTGCACGTGTTGGAGGAAAGGAGTGGTATTTTTACAGCCAGCGCGATAGAAAATATGCAACAGGTGTAAGAACAAATCGAGCGACGGCATCTGGGTATTGGAAAGCCACAGGGAAAGATAGAGCGATCAGGCGAAAAGGCAGGTTGGTTGGGATGAGAAAAACTTTGGTTTTCTACCAAGGGAGAGCTCCTAAAGGAAGAAAAACTGATTGGGTTATGCATGAGTTCAGGCTTGAAGGACCCTCTGCCCCTCCTACACTTTCTTCTCCCAAGGTACTGCTTAATTTCTATTGAATTCTTTACCCAACTTTGATGCTAAATTCCTTTAGGTTATAGCATAAATCATGGCGCAAGTTgcattttacaaaaatatttatgtggaagtttcttatttttctttgacaataaaatcttatatacccattttaaatatacaatttgatacaaatttatGTGTGATATCATGTgatgagtaattttaaattaaaaataaagtaatatctaatcacgtaatgatatatataaatatatacttatttatatacttaaaatatgtatgtgTAGGATTACTCTTTCTCTAGACCTATATgaatttatatgtgttattatgtattaagtgattttaaattaaagataaaataatacctaaacatataataacataaataaatatgtacctatttatatacttaaaatagatatacatagtattattttttctcaaaaccTATATGAGtttgataattaaaacattCGCTCTTAGAGAAAGTCTTTGTGTATTCTATTGTAATACAACAACCAAATGAATAAGAATATGTCACATCAAAGAGGGGGATGGATGATTGttttctcaataaaattatatgtataaataaattatataaaataaaataataaattgatattaaataatgtgattatttattttttctcctatttaaaaattatctaatgaTATTTTTGACATCCTTTGTATTTTGTATAAACAGGAAGATTGGGTCCTGTGTCGAATGTCCTACAAAAATAGAGGTCAAGTTGGCGCCCAACCGATAACCATGGCCATGGAAACAAGAGCAAACTGCAGTTATGGTGACACATGCTCTTCATCTCTCCCTTTATTAATGGAATCTTACATCACTTTTGACCAAATTCAACCAAATAACAGTCTAAATCGCTGTGATCAGCAAGTGTCCTGCTTCTCCATTTTCTCCCCAAACCAAATTGCCAACCccattttctctcatcatttTGAACCAAACAATGCCAACATTGTTTCTAATTCCCAATCTGGCCAAATATTTCCAGCTTTAGAGTCCTTATATTCCTGTGACAATAACGATAAGGTAATTAAAGCCGTTTTGAACCAGCTTACCATATTTGAAGgcaatattaatgataatataaaaggaTCATCTAGCTCAGAAAGCTTGTTATCTGAAGTGGGTATGCCCAACATGTGGAATAATAGccattattaatttatgatgtaTTTAGGCTGTgaaatattatagaaaatggAGCATGTATGTACCTCCATCTTCATGAAAACTTGTGAAGGAATCATAGTCTAGTATATTTACATATACATTGTTCCCCAATGTtagaatatttttatgaaattttaaatttgccCATCTTTCAATCCTCTTTCTTCATGATGTCCTTCTATTTACATTGATggattttgtttgttaataCTAAAATACTAGAGGTCAATTTTGTGATTTTCTATATGTAGAGGGACTCAattattttttcccctaaaacTTGAGAGAGGTTTTtgataattacaaaaaagaaacattaaatgtacacacttttgagtatataattaagaacacagttgatatattattatgtgattaagtattatttattagtaattcaaaatcatccaattatatgacgacatatcaattatttacttaattatatacttaaaaatgtgtatatataattttattatttaataaattactaGGGGATTAACATCTTAAAatcacaaattaaaattttaaagatcatgttaataattttctttaaaaattaattagtaaacTATATCATTTCTAAGATTACaatttaatctctttatttCTCTTATAACTTACAAGCCACGCATTTTAACAGCATCACTAattaatttttggccaaaagactcatTCCCACCTTAGTTCCGGTGTATTCTTAAACTTTCATccgtaagattttaaaaacctaaatgcTTATTTGtcattaaactatttttagaatttttattatctttaaggATAAAACTGCtgttttaccaataatattaaaaaaatataattttatttcattttttctcagattttaaaaacttataattttaccCCAGCCTTAactattttagttttgaaaagtgactccccccccccccctccctgACACATCTAAGGggattttttcttcccttttcgGTCACTATCTTTGGCACCGATGATAGCC
Encoded proteins:
- the LOC123201828 gene encoding NAC domain-containing protein 21/22-like — protein: MSNISMVEAKLPPGFRFHPKDEELVCDYLIKKINHCDTLLLIEVDLNKCEPWDIPESARVGGKEWYFYSQRDRKYATGVRTNRATASGYWKATGKDRAIRRKGRLVGMRKTLVFYQGRAPKGRKTDWVMHEFRLEGPSAPPTLSSPKEDWVLCRMSYKNRGQVGAQPITMAMETRANCSYGDTCSSSLPLLMESYITFDQIQPNNSLNRCDQQVSCFSIFSPNQIANPIFSHHFEPNNANIVSNSQSGQIFPALESLYSCDNNDKVIKAVLNQLTIFEGNINDNIKGSSSSESLLSEVGMPNMWNNSHY